In Chitinophagaceae bacterium, the genomic window GTATTATAAGGGTCGCCGGGCATTCCATTGCTTCCGGGGAATATTGTATAATCTGTACCTGCACCATTTAAAGTAAATAGCTGGAAGGCGCCCAATCCATAAGCCCCGCCATTTGCAGCATTGGTAAGCCGTGGATCCCAAACCCAGAAAAACTTCACCTTTGCATCACCTGCAAATGCAACGCCGCTGGGAGTTATTTGCCTTAAATCTACAGCCGAGGCATATGGGTTACCTGCACTAAAAAATTGGTTAGTTGCCGTAGCTGTAAAACTTACCGATTGTGCATTGCGTTTTAAAGTTCCTCTTGTTCTTAAAATTGTGGCACTGCTTCCGGTAGTACTTACCACGCTCCTGTCGCCTCTCACAAATTTCATCCAGCCTGTGCCGGTAGCAATTGCAGTATCTGTTTTGCTGATGGTATTATAGCGCTGGTTGGCATCATTGCTCCAGTATTTCATATCATGGCCACCGGGTGTGTTCATATCAAACCAATTGCTGCTATTCCAGTTACTATACAAGCTACCTATTCTTGTGCCATAGCCGCTTACCGGGTTCCCGGTTCCAGTTTGATCAGCTTCCTGCCATGCTTCATTTATGGTTTGTGAAGTGGTTAATGGTATGCTTAAAAACCTCCATTTACGGGCATTGTAATTATAGCGTTCAACAATAAATCGTCCTCGGTTGTTGTTGGTTAAACCTTTATCGTAATTGATGGTAACCCCGGTAGGAATTGCTGCAATCCACCCGGTGCTGGTTGCGCTGCTACGTATGATGATATTGCCGGAATCGAGAAGTAATTTGGTACTTACTGCCGAAAATAACATTTTTTTATGAATGCCAATACTGTTGCGAATTGAAATACTATCTGCTGCAAGCGGTGTATTATTGGAAGTGGTAAAATTGTTGAGTTCTATTACATCCTTGCTTACAGAGCTGTCGGCATAAATTTGTTTTGCGGTTCCGCTCAATAAAACCGTACCATCATTATGTATAAATTTTGCCGTTGGGTTGCCGCCTTTTAAGAAATTACCTTTTACTTCTAATGTGGATGAAAGTGCAGGTGTTTTATTTCCATCGCCGCTTAAAATTAAATGCTGATAAGGGATGGTTGTTGTGATGGTTTGGTTACCATTGGGGTTGCCCAGGTAAAAGTTGCTCCTGTTATAATCTATAGTGCTATTGGCATCAAGGGTTACGTTATCAATATCCGGCGATTTTACGGTAGGTGCATTGAGGCCGGATAGCGGGCCATGAAAACCCAAATCATTTGCAGTTAATAACCTGGAGCCGCTATACATCCTAAAGGTTTGTGTACCTGCAGCAGCCTGTACTATTGAGCGATTGCTCATATGCAAAACTGCATTGGCCAATATGGAAAAATTATTTTTGATGTTGATATTGCCATTAGACTGGCCAACATTATTGCCCGTAACTTCTACATCGTAATAGGCATGATTGGCTTCTCCTTTTATGGTTTGCCTTGTGGCATTAATATTGGAAAATTCTACTACACCTGCGGTTAAATTATAGTTACCATTCATCCAGGGCAATGCATAGCCAGAGCCGGTTGTACCTAATTTTAACCTGCCGCCATCCATAATAAATGGGGTAATATTTACAGGGCTGGTATCTCCCAGGTTGTAGGAGGTGAAATCTACCAAAGGCGTTCCGGTAATGGTTACAGAACTTTTATTTGTGGTATCAACCCTCACTACATTTAGAGGTGTTTTAGTACCGCCACCACTAAAAATAATTTTATAGTAAGGGTGATAGTTTGCAAGGTCGCCGCCGGTTTGGGTTTCCAGTACTGTAGATCCGGTTATATTTTGATTTCCCGAAGCTGCATTGTATTCTACTGTGCTGTTTTCGTTTACATAAGTTGTGCTGCCAGTAGTAGTAACCGTACCGCCGCCACTTGTGGCTGTAGCTTCTAATCCACCGGCATGTGCTGTAATTAATTTGCCGTTAATAATTACGGCACCGCCTGTATTGCTTATTGTAGTTGTGGTAAGGTTTGCTGTGCCATTAACGGTAAAATTATTGCTGCCTTTATTTTGAAAAACCAGCAGGTTAACTACCGAGCCATAAACTTTTACTACCGAATCTGCAGGCACGGTAATGCCATTATCAATATTAATTACTTTATTGGTTAAAATCCTAAGGTTGGAGCCACCAAGAATGGGCGCTGCGCCATCAATATGCAAAGTTCCTGCGCCGGTTATATTAAATGTAAGACTGTCGCTACCGCAAATGCCATCCCTGAAGGTAACACTGCCGCTTGCTGCAAGCGTATTACGGGCATTAATTGCTGTGAGGCCGTTAATAATTGTTGTACCGGCTGAACCCCATGTTCCACCTTGTGTTTGCGAAATTCTGAGTAATGGAATTGTGCTTGCATTAGCATCGGGAAAATAGGTAATACCATTAGTTGTAAGGCCATTTACACCGGTGCTGTTCCAATCTAAAATTGCCCCGTGGTTCCAATTTACCTTAGAGGTAACCTCGGAGCCTATATTGGAATAGCCGCCCACAGCATGAGTATTTATTCCATCTCCAATACTTATCATACCACCGGTTTGTACATTAATATTTCCTGAAGCATTATATAATACACCAAAAGTATAGGTAGCTTCGGTTGAAACAACTTGCAATTTTGCGCCACTCGCTATGTCTAATGAATAACCAGCTCCATCGGCTAAATCTATAATACCGCTATAGGTATTGCTGGCAAATGGCCCGGTAGAAATATAGCCACTTAACATTATTAAAGAGCCCGCTAATGCTACATTACTCAAACCCGGGTTATGCGTAAGCTGTATTGAATGTGTATTTTGAATTACAACTGAAGATGCTGTTTTAGATGGTGCAGCGGTTGCCGCAATCCATAAAATGTTGTTGTGAGATGATTGCCAGTTAGCCCGGTTTCCCCAGTTGCCGGAAGCAATTGAACGGAAATGATCTGCAGCAAAAGTATAATCACCCACTATGTTTGCAACGGTACCATTAAAAGTAAAATCATTTATGCTGTAAGTACCTCCCGTACCGCCCCATGCATAAAACCTAAAAGTAATAGGCGCTGTAATATTTTGATAATCGGCGCCGCTTAAACTAATGGTTGTACCCAACAAGGTTGCAGTACCAATATTATTGGAAAACCCATCGGCACTGCCCCTAAAGGCAAAGTTTACAGGACCTGTTCCTGAATTTTGCCCGGTATAAATAAAGCTTACAAAATTAATTTTTTTGCCGGTGCCAGGTGTAAGAGTAAATTCAAAATAATCGTTTGTATTCATTGAAGTTGTACTCCATCCATTTGCATTATACCTGTCGTTGGCATTTGAGCTTGCAATACCCGAACCTCTTGTAATACCGGATACGCTGATATGCGGATTATAAATATCACCTGTTGTATAAGGGTTTGCCGTATTGGGATTTGTACCTGTAATAGGGTTTGTCCATAGAGGCATGGGAGAAAATTGATCGCCTGCGGTAAAATCAATGAGCAATGCTGTAAGTGCATTAAAGCTGATGGTATTTGTAGCAGCATTCACCAAATTTCCTGGGTTCCATAAAGCGCCGTCCCAACGGGCAGAAATCATTTCTGCTTCAGAAGCGCCCACTATGTCAGCATCGGTATAAGTAAATGATGCATTGCAATTGTATGTAGGCAGGTTGGTGCTTGTGGACCAATAACGGGTAATGTAATTTGCTGCAATATTATTATTAGGATGCACTAAATCGGTAACCCTTACGCCGCCATAAGTGCTTGTACTAAAGCCTACACCCGAAGTAAAGCTTAAGGTTGCCGGGCTATACTGTGCGCCATTTGGGGCAGTATTATCACCTATAGGAAATGTAAATGAACCTGCAGCATTAAAAATTTTACGCATTTCGCCGCTTCCATCTGCTACAACCATATTAGTTGCAGTAGGTGTATTACCATTTACAGTAGCACTGGCATTTAAGGTGAGGTTATTGGTACCCAAACTTAGCAGCCCTGATTGCAATGTTACACTGTTATTTATTGTTAAATCTGTACCCAATGCAGCGCCTGCATTTGCGGCGGTACGGTTAAGGGTAAGGTTTGCTAAGGTTTGATAAGTTGGCGTAAACCGTATTGTTCCAATATCTCCATCACCCAATAAGGTCATGTTGGAGCTAGTGCTTCCCCTAAAAGTTCCATTTCCTGAAACCATATTGGCAATTGCATTTGAACCGATAGTAATTCTTCTGTTGTTTATATTGATGATATCATTGGCAGTAGTAAAAGAAATGGCATTACCGGCAAGAGGTGCTGTTATAAATAAATTTTGGCCCATTTGCAAGGTAGTGCCTGAGCCGGAAGCTGCGCCAACTACAATATAGGGAATGGTTAAATCGGCAGATGCCGGTGTTGTTATGATTTGTGTACCAGATGGTTTTTCGAACCAAACGGCTCTGTTATTCGGAGTAAAACTGTATCCACTGCCAAAAGTTAAATTACCGCTTGTTTTTAAATCCCGGTTAAATACCGTACCTAATGATAAATTGCCATTAATAGTAACATTGCCTCCTACGGTTAAAGCGCCGCCGCAATCTACAGAACCAAAATCCATATATAAAGATGAACCGCCATCAACAATAAGGTTTCCGGTAATGGTTCTGGCGCCGGTTATTGCCGGGTAATTGAGCGTTGTGTTTGAACTTAATTGCACATTAGTTGGAGCAGCAGAAGGTGTCCACTCCAGGCCATTATTGTAAGTTGTGTTGGTACAATAATACCATAGCAAGGAGGCAGCGCCATAGGTTGGGCTGTTTGCAGAAACAAAACCACCGTTACGCATTTGTAAAGTGCCGTTAATTGTAGTGCCGGCGGTATTTACATAGCCTGCATATAAAGTAAGTGTTCCGTTTATGGTTCTTGCTCCATCATTTAAATTGGCACCGCACCCTGTATTTAAAGTAACATTAAAAGGAAAATTTGTTGCAGGCCAAAAGCGTTGCCCTGGCGTTACGCCATAAGTACCAGCGCTGTTAAAAATAAGATAACTGCCAGTAGCTGCATATACAAACCAGTTTGCTCCATTGGCATAGCCACCTGTATTTAGTTGAAAAGTGCCATTAATGGTTGTAGTTCCATTATTGGTATAAGTTGCATCTACAGCAAGCGAATGCCCGGCGTTTACTAAAGTAGTTGTACCTGCATTACGGGTAATTGCAGCATTGCTGGTAACTGCATGGTTAATGATTACATCGTCAGTAGGGCCGGGTACACCAACCGGCAACCAAGTAGCAGGCGTAAACCAGCTTCCATTATTATTAGAGATATAAGAACTGGTAACATTTATTTGTACTTCGTTACTGGTAATGGTAGTAGCGCAAGGAGCAGCATAAGTTACCTCGGCAACTACAAAATATGTATTAACTGCCGCAAAATTTGGAGTATAAGTGCTCCCGGTTTCTGTTGGTGAGAATGAACTATAAGGGCCGCCGGAAGTTGTAGCATATTTCCATTCGGTAGATGTAACAGTAGCCGTACCTGTTGTAATGGTAAGCATTGTGCCATTTGTAGATGGTGGAATAGTTTGTGTAGCAACCGGCGCTATTGATGTGGTGCTGGTATAAACCTGAGCTGTAACATCCAGCCTGCTGGTAGATTCGCAGCCCGATACAGTTTGAGATGCATAGTAATGAGTGCCATTTACCAACGCTGTTGAGCCGATAAGTAAATTACCGCCAGATGAAGCATCATACCATTGAATACTACTGCCGGTTGCAGAAAGGCTGGCAACAGTTGCGCCTGAACAGAAACTTTGTGGGCTGCTGCCAGTAGGTGCTGCCGGAGGGGTACACGAAACATTTGCTACGCCATTTATAATTACATTATCAATGCCAAAAGACCCGCCTGCCGCTTCTGCATTCCATCCATAAAATCTAAAGGTAACGGCGGAAGACAATCCATCAAAAGTTGCACCTAAAGTAATTGTACTGCCATCTTCGGCAGATGAGCTGGCATCATCTACCTGGAAAATATTGGTTGCCACTACCGTTAAATCTGTATTTGCAGGATTAATACTTGCAGGTAAATTTGCTGCATATCCTCCAATGCTTGATCTTACGGAATATTGCCTCGTACCAGTTCCTGACCTTTGCATCCTGAATTCGATGGTATTGATATCAATAGAATATCCGGCCAGGGGTGTAATGGTAACCTGGTAATAATCGCTTAAATCTATATTTCCGGAAAATGTATTGCTTCCATGTGTTGCACCAGTAGACCAACCAGTAAAACTAAATCTTGTAGCCGCATTTGGATTGGGTGCTACACCGGCAGCAGAAAATGAACCAAAAGTAACTCCTGTTGCAGTTGGCGGAGGTGTAGGATCGGTTGTTCCACTACTTGTGGTTACATTAGCAAAGTCGTAAGTAACTCCAAAAGCCTGCCCATTACTCTCTTTACCTGCAAAAAGCAAGGCAAAAAATAACAAAATGGCAAATGATTCTACACCTAAAATCCGGTTGAAAAAAAGGTAAATATTTTTCATGTTTAATCAATAACTAATTCAGTGGTTTATGGGCAGGCAAGTGTATTCATAGCACGGAGATAAAAAGAAAAGCAAAGCTACATTATATTAAGACTTAAAAACTGCTTTTTGCACAGATTTAATATAATGTTAATAACAAATTCTATAAAAAGACGGTATTGTACTGTAAAAAGTGCACTGAACTGTAATAAACCCTGCATTTTTAGTGAAAAATTTGGCATAAAAGCAGTTGGCAGGCCAAAATTGCTCCTTGCATTTCTATTTTACCATAGAAAAAATATATGCATATAGTTTATTTGCCCATTTTGCATATTCTTTTTCGCTTGGGTGTAAGCCATCTGCTGCAACAAATTCAGGCCTGGAAGCATCGGCTCTTTGAGCATTTGTAATATTTATAAATTTGCAGCCTGCATTTTCAGTAATTTGTTTGCAGGTTTTATTGTAGTCATCTACTTCATAGGAAATTTTTTTAGTGTCTTTTTCTTTTGCAAATGGGGTTGTGCCCCAGTCGGGTATGCTGAGCACTATTACCTGCCCTGGTTTATTGCCACAGAGACCAATTGCCATTTGAATTAAATCGGTAAATTCCTGCTGATAATTTTCTACGCTTCTTCCCCTGTATTGATTATTTACACCAATTAACAAGGTTACCCAATCATAGTTTTTTAAAAAATGGGTTTGTTCCATTTGGGATAAAAGTTCATTGGTTGTCCAGCCTGTTTTGGCAATAATTTCCGGGGCCAAAAAATCAATGGCAGACTTACGCAATAATTGTATAAGCTGGTAGGGAAAGCTTTCGTACAACGAAACCTGCTCACCGATTGTATAGCTATCGCCTAAGGCTAAATAGGTAAATTGCATTTTTTACTTTTTCAATAGCTAAAATACATATTTATAAATTAGGATGGCCGATAGTAAATGGGCATCACCTTATCTTTGCGGCAATATTTAAGCAGTAACATTTTACCCTGCTCAAAAATGATATATTGTACAAGGGTGCGACGCCAATGAAGCAGAAGAATGTGATGGTGCCGGGCCAAAAAAAAAATTAAATATAAAAATTATAAAAAGATGGCAGCCAAAACAGACAATTTTAATAGCCCTGATTATTTTAATGTAGATGAACTGCTTACCGAAGAGCATAAACTGGTACGGGAAAGCGTACGCAATTACGTTAAAAAAGAAATTTCGCCCATTATTGAAGATTATGCACAGCGTGCAGAATTTCCGCAGCAAATTGTAAAGCAAATGGGTGAACTGGGTGTGTTTGGCCCCACAATTCCCGAGCAATATGGCGGCGGAGGGCTGGATTATATTAGTTACGGGCTTATGATGCAGGAGTTGGAGCGTGGCGATAGTGGTGTGCGTTCTACAGCAAGTGTGCAGGGCAGTTTGGTGATGTTTCCTATTTATCAATACGGCAGCGAAGAGCAGCGCAACAAATATTTACCCAAACTGGCAAGTGGCGAATGGCTGGGTTGCTTTGGGTTAACGGAGCCCAACCATGGCAGCGATCCGAGCAGTATGCTCACCAATATTAAAGATGCCGGCGATCATGTAATTTTAAATGGCGCCAAAATGTGGATTAGCAATGCCCCTTTTAGCCAGGTAGCCGTAGTGTGGGCAAAAGATGAAGCAGGCGATATAAGAGGCCTGGTTGTAGAAAGAGGTATGGAAGGTTTTAGTACGCCCACTACACATGGCAAATGGAGCCTGCGTGCAAGCGCAACAGGTGAGCTGGTTTTTGATAATGTAAAAGTGCCTAAAGAAAATATTTTTCCCAATGTAAAAGGTTTAAAAGGGCCGCTGGGTTGCTTAACAAAAGCCCGCTACGGCATTGCATGGGGCGCTGTGGGTGCGGCAATGGATTGCTACCATATTGCTTTGGAATATAGCAAGGAGCGCATACAATTTGGAAAACCCATTGGCGGGTTTCAATTGCAGCAAAAAAAACTGGCCGAAATGGTTACTGAAATTACCAAGGCACAATTACTCAACTGGCGATTGGGTGTGTTGATGAACGAAGGAAAAGTAACGCCGCAACAAGTGAGCATGGCTAAAAGAAATGCCTGCGAAATTGCCACCAACATTTGCAGGGATGCCCGCCAAATGCTGGGCGGAATGGGCATTACTGGCGAATACCCGGTGATGCGCCACATGATGAATCTGGAGAGTGTGATTACTTACGAAGGCACACACGATATTCATTTGCTGATAACGGGGATGGATGTAACGGGGATGAATGCGTTTAAGTAATTGACAATGTATAATGAATGATGTATAATGAAGGATGCCTAAATGTTACTTTATGAAAGAAGGAAATTTGATTGAGGTTAAGAGTTTTGAATTTGCGGTAAGAATTGTGCGGCTTTATAAATATTTGATAGAAAGTATGAGGGAATTTGTATTGAGTAAGCAGGTATTAAGATCTGGTACTTCAATTGGTGCTAAAGGAAACACAAGAAACAGGATATTGGCTAAGGCTTATGAAAGAATCAGATTTTCTTACCTTGGCTGTGTTCAATAGCATACATCCAAATCTCATTGAAATTATTAAAATACGCACATCAATTTTTAAAACCAGCAGAAACAAAATATCAGAAATTCAATAACAACACCTATAAAAAATTATACATTATACATTCTCAATAATATATTTTATGAACATTTCAGTTATCGGCGCCGGCACCATGGGAAACGGCATTGCACATGTATTTGCCCAAGCAGGTTTTAAAGTGAACCTTATTGATGTAAATGAGGTGCAAATGCAAAAAGCATTAACAACCATTGACAAAAATTTAGACAGGCAGATTGCAAAAGGAAGTTTAACTGCGGAACAAAAAACTGCAACACTTGCTAATATCACTACAGTAAATTCAATTGCTGATGGTGTAAAAAATGCAGGCTTAGTTATAGAAGCAGCCACAGAAAATACTGAGTTGAAATTGCAAATTTTTAAAAAAATAGATGAACATGCGCCGCAGGAATGCATACTGGCAACCAATACATCATCAATTTCAATTACTAAAATTGCGGCCGTTACAAAAAGGCCCGGATTAGTAATAGGAATGCATTTTATGAACCCGGTACCTGTAATGAAGCTGGTGGAGATTATTAACGGCTATGCCACTACAAAAGAAGTGAGTGATATAATTGCTGGCCTAAGTAAGCAACTGGGCAAAATACCCTGTGTGGTAAACGATTACCCCGGCTTTATTGCAAACAGAATTTTAATGCCGATGATTAACGAAGCCATTTACAGCTTATACGAAGGCGTAGCTGGTGTGGAAGAAATTGATACCGTGATGAAGTTGGGAATGGCACACCCAATGGGGCCATTACAGTTAGCAGATTTTATTGGCCTGGATGTATGCTATAGTATTTTAAAAGTATTGCAGGAAGGTTTTGGCAACCCAAAATATGCACCCTGCCCATTATTGGTAAATATGGTACTGGCTGGTAAACTGGGTGCAAAAAGCGGCGAAGGTTTTTATAAATATAAAGCCGGAAGTAAAGAGTGGGTAGTGAGCGAAAGTTTTAAAAAGTAGGCTTACCTATTTTAACTAATTTTCCCTGGTTTTAAACGGGCTAAATATATAAACTTGCAGCATTACTTTAATATTTCTAATTTTTGTGTAGTAAAAATTGTATAGTCAACTCATGTTCACGGTAAATTAGCTAAAAATGTTGCTTTTATAAAGTTTTCATTTCCTTCTAAAACCTGTAATCAGGCTACTTGCGTAATTTTCCCATCACTTTTTTAGGGTACTTACGCTTTAATTTGGGGTGATTTATAATTTTTTATCTTATTTCAGCGTTATAAAATCGTATTCTTACTAATCCAAAAAATAATACATTTGCTTAACTTATTATGAAACAAGAAAATTCAGATCCTATTCAGGTAATTATTGCCGATGACCATGTATTGTACAGGGCCGGTGTAAAAACGGCGCTCAGTACTAAAAAAGACTTAAAAATTATTGCAGAAGCCGATAATGGAATGCACCTGCTTACGCTTTTAAAAACAACAGTTGCCGACGTTATTTTATTGGATATTGAAATGCCCATAATGACGGGAATTAATGTGTTGCCCGAAATTAAAAAACTGTATCCCGGCATTAAAATTATTATGCTTACCATGATGGATAACCACAGTATGGTAACTCAATTGATGGAACTGGGCGCCAACAGCTATTTAACCAAAGACAGTGATAGTGAAGTGATTTATGAAGCAATAAAAACCTGTATGGAACAGGAATATTTTTTTAACGATATAACCAATAAAGCGCTCTTAACAAACTTAAAGCAAAAAAATAATGCTCCCCCGCCGCATTTAGCCGCTGCCGAAGTAGTGCTCAATGAAAAGGAAACCACTATTTTACGCCTCATGTGCGAAGAAAAAAGCACCAAAGAAATTGCAGATATCGTTGACTTGAGCCCAAGGACGGTAGAATCCATACGGGATAAACTAAAAGTAAAAACCGGCGCTAAAAGTACGGCAGGTTTAATAATGTACGCCGTTAAGCATAAAATAATTGAGGAAATGTAACCCCATTTTTATCCAAACAAATCCCCGTTTTAAATGGGGATTTTTAGTGTAGCTCATGACGTATTATAATTACAATGGAGTTTTATTTGAAGAAAACACGCCGGTAGCGGGTGTAAATAGCAGGGCGCTACGCTATGGCGATGGGCTATTTGAAACTATAAAATACAGTGAGGGCGAACTTTTGCTGGAGCATGAGCATTTTGCCAGGCTATGGAAAGGGATGAAAAAAATGTATTTTGACATACCCAAACATTTTACCCCGGATAAATTAAAAGAAGAAATTTCAAAAACCCTTCAAAAAAATAAGCATATCGGTGCCAGGATACGTATGGCCATTTTACGGGGCGATGGCGGAATGTTTGATCCCAAAAGCCATGTACCGGAATATTTAATTCAAAGCTGGCAATTGCCGCCGCATATTGAAATGCTCAACAGC contains:
- a CDS encoding response regulator transcription factor, which codes for MKQENSDPIQVIIADDHVLYRAGVKTALSTKKDLKIIAEADNGMHLLTLLKTTVADVILLDIEMPIMTGINVLPEIKKLYPGIKIIMLTMMDNHSMVTQLMELGANSYLTKDSDSEVIYEAIKTCMEQEYFFNDITNKALLTNLKQKNNAPPPHLAAAEVVLNEKETTILRLMCEEKSTKEIADIVDLSPRTVESIRDKLKVKTGAKSTAGLIMYAVKHKIIEEM
- a CDS encoding acyl-CoA dehydrogenase family protein; this translates as MAAKTDNFNSPDYFNVDELLTEEHKLVRESVRNYVKKEISPIIEDYAQRAEFPQQIVKQMGELGVFGPTIPEQYGGGGLDYISYGLMMQELERGDSGVRSTASVQGSLVMFPIYQYGSEEQRNKYLPKLASGEWLGCFGLTEPNHGSDPSSMLTNIKDAGDHVILNGAKMWISNAPFSQVAVVWAKDEAGDIRGLVVERGMEGFSTPTTHGKWSLRASATGELVFDNVKVPKENIFPNVKGLKGPLGCLTKARYGIAWGAVGAAMDCYHIALEYSKERIQFGKPIGGFQLQQKKLAEMVTEITKAQLLNWRLGVLMNEGKVTPQQVSMAKRNACEIATNICRDARQMLGGMGITGEYPVMRHMMNLESVITYEGTHDIHLLITGMDVTGMNAFK
- a CDS encoding SGNH/GDSL hydrolase family protein; this translates as MQFTYLALGDSYTIGEQVSLYESFPYQLIQLLRKSAIDFLAPEIIAKTGWTTNELLSQMEQTHFLKNYDWVTLLIGVNNQYRGRSVENYQQEFTDLIQMAIGLCGNKPGQVIVLSIPDWGTTPFAKEKDTKKISYEVDDYNKTCKQITENAGCKFINITNAQRADASRPEFVAADGLHPSEKEYAKWANKLYAYIFSMVK
- a CDS encoding 3-hydroxybutyryl-CoA dehydrogenase (converts (S)-3-hydroxybutanoyl-CoA to 3-acetoacetyl-CoA) codes for the protein MNISVIGAGTMGNGIAHVFAQAGFKVNLIDVNEVQMQKALTTIDKNLDRQIAKGSLTAEQKTATLANITTVNSIADGVKNAGLVIEAATENTELKLQIFKKIDEHAPQECILATNTSSISITKIAAVTKRPGLVIGMHFMNPVPVMKLVEIINGYATTKEVSDIIAGLSKQLGKIPCVVNDYPGFIANRILMPMINEAIYSLYEGVAGVEEIDTVMKLGMAHPMGPLQLADFIGLDVCYSILKVLQEGFGNPKYAPCPLLVNMVLAGKLGAKSGEGFYKYKAGSKEWVVSESFKK